The following coding sequences are from one Triticum aestivum cultivar Chinese Spring chromosome 5A, IWGSC CS RefSeq v2.1, whole genome shotgun sequence window:
- the LOC123103934 gene encoding 1-aminocyclopropane-1-carboxylate oxidase 1 — protein sequence MAPASSFPIIDMGLLAGEERPAAMDLLHDACENWGFFQVLDHGISTELMDEVEKMTKGHYKRVREQRFLEFASKTLQDGGRAAENLDWESTFFVRHLPEPNIAEIPDLDDDYRRVMKQFASELERLAERLLDLLCENLGLDKGYLTRAFRGSNGAPTFGTKVSSYPPCPRPDLVKGLRAHTDAGGIILLFQDDRVGGLQLLRGGEWVDVPPTRHSIVVNLGDQLEVITNGRYKSVVHRVVAQADGNRMSIASFYNPAGDAVIFPAPALVEAEAAGGAYPRFVFEDYMKLYVRHKFEDKEPRFEAFKSMDSHSSNLIATA from the exons ATGGCGCCGGCTTCGTCGTTCCCGATCATCGACATGGGGCTGCTGGCCGGGGAGGAGCGACCCGCGGCCATGGACCTGCTGCATGACGCATGCGAGAACTGGGGATTCTTCCAG GTCCTGGACCACGGCATCTCGACGGAGCTGATGGACGAGGTGGAGAAGATGACCAAGGGGCACTACAAGAGGGTGCGCGAGCAGAGGTTCCTCGAGTTCGCGAGCAAGACGCTGCAGGACGGCGGCAGGGCGGCGGAGAACCTGGACTGGGAGAGCACCTTCTTCGTGCGCCACCTCCCGGAGCCCAACATCGCCGAGATACCTGACCTCGACGACGACTACCGGCGGGTGATGAAGCAGTTCGCGTCGGAGCTGGAGAGGCTGGCGGAGCGGCTGCTGGACCTGCTCTGCGAGAACCTCGGCCTCGATAAAGGGTACCTCACGCGCGCGTTCCGGGGCTCCAACGGCGCCCCCACCTTCGGCACCAAGGTCAGCAGCTACCCGCCGTGCCCGCGCCCGGACCTCGTCAAGGGCCTCCGCGCCCACACCGACGCCGGCGGCATCATCCTGCTCTTCCAGGACGACCGCGTCGGCGGGCTCCAGCTGCTCAGGGGCGGCGAGTGGGTGGACGTGCCGCCCACGCGCCACTCCATCGTGGTCAACCTGGGCGACCAGCTGGAGGTGATCACCAACGGCAGGTACAAGAGCGTGGTCCACCGCGTGGTCGCGCAGGCCGACGGCAACCGGATGTCCATCGCCTCCTTCTACAACCCGGCTGGCGACGCGGTGATCTTCCCGGCGCCGGCgctggtggaggcggaggcggcgggcggggCGTACCCCAGGTTCGTGTTCGAGGACTACATGAAGCTGTACGTGCGCCACAAGTTCGAGGACAAGGAGCCCAGGTTCGAGGCCTTCAAGTCCATGGACAGCCACAGCTCCAACCTCATCGCCACCGCTTAG